DNA from Tripterygium wilfordii isolate XIE 37 chromosome 4, ASM1340144v1, whole genome shotgun sequence:
GGAAGACTATTGGAATTGGAGGTAATAAAATTCTCTCCACATTATATGATAGTAGTATTGGCTGAAGTTGCTTCATTGCAATCTTGGCATCGCAAGTTAAAACTGTCTCTCTGTATTTGTCTAGATAAGGGCTGCAGATAAGTGTGCTTATGTCTTTATTTCTAAGTTCTATAAAATCCAGGTAACATAAGGCAAGAAGATGAAACCCTAAAATTCATCAGTGGAATGTCTAAAGCAAGGGTTAAGGACTTGCCTGAAGGAGTCCTTTTTGGCAATCTGGAATCGATCTTTTCACGAATGCTTCATCAGATGGGCTTGAATCTATCAAGAGCAACAGCAGTTTTCATCAACTCTTTTGAAGAGCTAGATCATACCATAACAACTGATTTGAAGTCCAAGCTCAGAACGTTCTTCAACATTGGACCTTTCAACTTGATATCATCACCACCAAAACTCCCCGACACAAGCGGCTGCATATCTTGGCTAGACAAGCAAAACGCTGCGTCTGTCGCATACATTAGCTTTGGCTCAGTCACACAACCATCTCCAAGCGAGCTCATCGCAGTTGCAGAAGCCCTGGAAGCCTCTAAGGTACCATTTATATGGTCAGTTAGAGATACTGCCAGAGTACATTTGCCGACCGAGTTCCTGAACAAAACACAAGGACATGGAATTGTAGTATCATGGGCACCACAACAAGAAATACTGGCACATTGTGCAGTTGGAGTGTTTCTAACGCATTGTGGATGGAACTCGGTGTTGGAGAGCATAGTTGGAGGAGTGCCCATGATTTGCAGGCCGTTCTTTGGAGATCAGAGGCTTAATGGACGGATGGTAGAGGATGTGTGGGAGATTGGTGTGAGAGTCGAGGGTGGAGTGTTCACTAAGAATGCATTCATCGCTAGTCTGGATCAGATTTTGTCAGAAGAAAAAGGCAAGAAAATGAGGGAAAATGTCAAAGGCCTAAAGGAAGCAGCGGAAAGAGCAGTTGGACCTAAAGGGAGCTCCATCAAAAATTTGTTAGGACTCCAAGATTTAGTGTCAAGGCCTAAGGTTTCTCTTACTTGTTAATCCAATATCTAGTTTCAAGACATGAATAAATTCTCTCCTAATGCTACCAAAGTCTTGAATCAGGGAGGGaaaaaattatcgacaatcaaTCTAATAATTGATAGGGtaataccacttttgcacaCTGAAAAATAGTctgtgtttcaatttgcacaccatAATttaaaacgtttcaatttgataACCCATAGAGGAAAATGTGTCAAATAGGTCACTCGGATAAATTTTCCATGCTTCCGTCAGTCAATTGCTTTTGTGGCATGTGAAAGTCAACTTTttataatgacatggcaaattCATACCAACTAACACTAATTACAACTAATTACAATCAACATTGCTTATGAAAGCCTAATAATATTAACTTTTGACCCAGTCTCCATCGCAAGTTTCATCGTCCTCATCTCCTTGATCAGCAAAACCCAAGAACACCTGGAATCCTTGCCCATCTCCACCAAAATACCAACGCAAATATCCCCTAGACCCTGAGCCTATGTAGAAGGATCTGTAACGGCTCCCCAACTTACTATTATAAACACTAACCCACTCAACTAAGTAATTCTCATTCCTAGAATACTGCTGATATATGTCTTCATCCTGcaaagaaattaaaacacaTTTCTAGATGATTTAGATTGGCAACGAGGGTGGACTGGGTTGCTCTTAGTTTCTCTGTGACTTGCCTTGGAGAGCGTCGACGAGGGTGGTGCAGTAGGTGGATTTGTCGCAGCCATGGATGCTACTACCAAGAGATAACGAAGTATATGTACTAGGTTGCACTTAGGGTTTAAAGAAATTGGGGGTTAGGGTTCATGTTAGGGAGGGAGAGATGAAAGATAGATGTATCGCTCTGATTTCGCAGCTtgtcttttttattaaaatagaaaatttatTTCCCATGTGGCAACATCGTCAAGCCACGTCATGAAATGCTAACGGTTTCTGTTCGGTCAGTCTGCCCAAATCGGGAAAATATGTCCGAGAGACCAACttaaaacaattttatcattgggagATCAAATTGAAATGTTTTAAACAACGGTGtataaattgaaacattgactATCTTTCAGTATGcaaaagttgtattaacccAATAATTGACCATACGATTAACTCACCGTAATGATAagttatttggaaaaaaaaaaactctcaccATACAGTTattatttgcaaaaaaaaattaatgagaaCCATCGATAATCAATTGAATACCATAACTGAAACGAAAATGCTATACATCCATAACTTTTTTGTCTATAAACCTACATAATCTATATGATAAGCCAACTCAGCATGctacatatattatttttttaaaaaacaaaaaacatgacTAAGTTTCtcacttctctctcctcaaATATTGTATTTTTTCACTCTTCATCGTACTCTCTTTACTCTTcttttctctcatctctctcctcACCCAAATTCATCACTACACACAAGGCATATTTGTTATCGGGCCACCATTCATGAAGCAGTAGGTCCCAAAAGAATCACAAAGAGATAAGGAACAAAGCCCAACAAACGCTGACAAATTTTGCCAGAATCTTGCTTGAAAATCCACGGCCACCGTGAGAAAAATGGTCCAATCTGGACAACCCGACCACCTTTGGAGGAAAGcaacaccaccaatggactcatCTCGACGATGAGTATCTAACCCACCCTTTGTTCGCCTGAAAATGTGTACATTTgggacaatgtaataatgcactttGTCCATACTAGTGGACATAACTGTTGTCAGAAACATTGTAATTAATTTACTGACACTGTCAAAATttcatataaaattaatttcaatccatACCAATGAGTTCACAAagatatatatttgttttgaataatataaaaaatatttctcaaGAGTTTCTTAACACTATTTTAAATTCTTACCGCATTGTTTTTATCAACATATCTTTATTATTTAtgactcttattacattattcttTATCAATACAAatctttattacattatttcaggctcttattattatcattttttatcaaaacataTATTTATTACACTTTTTCATCCTCTATCTCATTGTTTCatcctcttattatattattcgAGCCTCTTATTACGTTGTTTCAAGTCTCTTGAACCAACCTTATACCCATGAAAATCCATACCGAGATCTCAAAAACTCATGCAAATCCAGACCGAAATCTCAAATATCCATGAAAACCCAAACCAAAATCTCAAAATACCCAGGAAAAACCCAAACTAAACCTCAAAATACCCATGAAAACTCAAACTAAAGCCTCAAAATACCCATAAAAACTCAATCTCATACATATCTCTTCAGATCTAGATCTCAAAATTAAACTTAAGCCGCGCGTTAATGGAGTAGGTTGGGTTGCCAAGATTTCTTGCTTCACTGTCACCGCCTTCGCCGATCCGACGCTACCAAGATGATAGAGAGAGGCAGAGTTGAAGGAGgggagagatggagagagaatGAGGGGATGAGTGGAGAGGAGAGAGTATGTTGGATAAATAATAAAGAGAACAAAATTGTCATATCACTTTCCTTATGTGGACTACCACATAAGTTATGGAAACAACACAATCTTACGAGTTACTAATGtctaaaatcaaaatttcttcATAGATTCAAATAGAAAATATCCTCCCAATGATGATGCATTACCAATAAATTAACTTAAAACGCATCAAAAAATGTCTCATGGTTTCTTCCAACAATTAACCTCTTTCTTATCAGTCATCCTTTCTACCGATCCAGTTCCTTGCTACatttgattcttttattaccaCGAGCAAAACAAGATAGGCTTAATAAATTACAAAATACAAGTCTTATACCCAATAACCATATATTAAAACTAAATAACAATACACTTAATGGGGTATCGACAAAAGTATGCCCAacccaaatttcaaattttaaaaatagagaaaaaaaaaaagaaaaagaaaaaagaatagagAGCAGAACACAACACATGCTACTGATTAAGGATGTAATTTCTGCACAAACCCGCTAGTGTTAACATCTCCTATACGCAGTGAATGAATATCCAACTCTTCAAAACCAGTCATTTAACCAGGTTCATGACATCCACCACCATGAAAACGGGGAGGCTGGATTCAGAAACCTGTAAAGACGACTCAATATATCCTACATATGCACCTAAATTATACACTACACCCAATATTAAGGCACTTTCAATCAACCAACCATCACATCAAGGTGCCACGTGCACCAAATTTTTTGACGAGCTGTAGAGTGGGGGCATATAGTGCTGCATCTGTTCGTACCTACTGATTCTGGCAGCTTAACATGCCCCCTGCAACTCGCAGGATTAAAGTTCACAAAGTTAGCTACCATGGAAACTCTAGCCTTCTCTATGAATCCAACATCTCGTCTTGTATCTCATTGGGTGCAATAAGCCCAGGAATAGAAAGCATCCGTTCTCGCTCTCTCTCCCTCTGAGCAGCAGCCTCTTCCGCATAAAGATCTTTGTTGTCCTGCAGCAAAGATTAATCAGTATAAATATTTCCACTAATAGTGGTCACTCCAATATCACAAAAAGTTAAACTTGAAAATAAGCTACAATTAAAAGTGATACAATCATTTTCTAAACTATCAAGGTTCAAGTGAACATAAATCTCATCATAAATCAAGCCCATATTCCATTTGTCTTGCCACTTCATTGCGTTACCTGGGCCGAAAATTCTTTTGATTGCACAAGGAAGTCTCTTATGTGATTCTTAAATGTTGCCAGGTCATCTCTAGAGTCAAACAGTCCATTCACAAAATGAGCAACCTGAAAGGTCAGGTCAAGTTAGTGATATAAAAATAGTAGTAGAGAAATGACATAAAAATAGTAGAGAAGTTGTCACACACCTCAGTAGAAGTCATGTTAGGAAACGATGTACCCAAAAGTTTAATGGTATACTCACGAACAAACATTGCATTATTCGGGTATGCAAGAGGTTCCGTTGCAGGATCCCATAAAGGTTCCGTCAATGCACCACTCTCCGCCTGAAAATTTGTGAACTCCCGGACATAAAGATTACTCAGCTAGCACGGAAGACGATACAAAGTACATAACAAACCAGTATATTACCAAGCAAAACAAGTGATGCAGCACTGCGACATGCAACTTGAACCCAGGTTTATGAAATGTGTCTGTCAAGACTGCAAATATTTCTTGCTCAATTGTCACAAAATAAGTCCGGTAGAATTGATTGCAGAATGTAGAAGCCTGCTAATACGCCAATGGAAGGAAGGTAAGCTTCCAGAAAAGTAGGTCATTGATAATATCACAAGACGGCCAACATCATACCTGAAAGTTCTTCAGCATCTCCAATAAAAGGTTTAGTCCAGTTTCAGCAATATTCCTTTCTGTGTGCCGAAATGCCCATATGATTGAATCCATCACAAGCTTTAGTTGCTGATGAAGAATCAACggttaattaaaaataatcatAAACCAAAAACATCCATTGTAACTTTGTAAAGAAGAATGAAAACAATCACAAATGTACTAAATGAAACTTACAAAACACTATCAAAAAGCTTACACAAACTATGCAATATTCAAGCATAAAAGCTGTCGCTAATCACATCACGGACGCAACAACATATAATGATGGAGCTTGGAAAAAGGAATAACATAACACTAACCTGACTTGAAAGCAGAATCAACGCAGCAAAACAATGTGTAGCTATGGCACGAAGCAATGAAAAGAACTTAAGGCGATGCTCTGGgtaatcttcaaaatttttggtgaTCATCTGCAGCACATTGCAACAACCAAATTAGCCAAGACAGCTTTAGTCATAAAGTTCAATATTCAACATGCTGGTTGGGGTAATATTCAATGATGATGGATATCATCAACCACCATACATCCTGAGGCCTTTTTCCAGGCTATACGTAAGAACCAGATGGAGGTCTGGCAAAAGATAATAACCCATGCAACAGATAATAGCCCATGCAACAAGTATATCTAGAGATAAAACATAGGAAAGCACTTGTACAAACACAAATCTCCCTTGTTAACCTAAAAGTAAGCCCTATTAACATGTTAATAAGGGCCTAACATTAAGTTGAAGGTTATCTTGATGAttgagaaaacaagaaagataACACACACTTTCCAAAAAGATTCTTCAACAGtataacaaatcaaacacatggATTGAGAATATAATTGAAACAGAATAGTCAAAATCTACAGGTTTCAATTTGCTTTGATTGGGTTGATTTTCAGAGCTTTAAACTAACATAAAAATTGCTTATCCAAGAATAAAGCAATCTTGCAGATAAAATGAATCTTTTCCCCTTTCCATCTATTCCATGTGTAACCTGTTTCACTGTTCCATTACTATTCTAGATTTCCCAAATTCTCTACAATCGCAAATTCGTAGAGCAGAAAGCCAAAATAAGCCCATAATCCCactacaaaaatgtgaaagagCCCTGACAAAGACTAAATACTGACCTCCAATGTGCACTGGAAAATGGCTTCAAATATGCGAGACACATCATCTGTCATTGTACCTTTGTACCTtcacaaaacacaaaagaacctcttaaaaaaacaatataaattaAAAGTCTAAGGTACTTAGAAACTCAAACAATGTGTAACAAACAGCACCCAGCAATTAAACCAAAgctaaaaataattatttgggAATCTCCAAGGATGGACCACGCTGCATCCATCCCTGCAAAGTAAACCCCCGGATAGTAGCAGTCCACTAAGCTACACCATTCGAGATCGAGATACTCGTTTTCTTCTGTGCATTCTTTATCAAACACAAAATCTTAACAATACACTAGTCTGAAACAAGTAATGTAAAAACGAAAAAACTTATCATATCCCAAGATTCTAACTTTATAACGCCCCTCCACAACCCCAACCTTGTTTATGTAGGGGGCCAAAAAATATTCACAACAGCATAACAAGCAATTCAAATACAAACATACTATAAGTGTAATCCTATCATGCGAACCATTATATCCTTGTTCAAAACTAATTAAATGAATATACAAAGTTCTGAATACAATGGTGACATCCACATATGAGCACAGTTAACTTTTATCTTTCTAAAATTTGAAGCATTATATAGGTCATGATTTTTTCAAATACAAGCATTAGATTCTTAACATGTACTTAATAGTTAAATGCATACATCAAATATTACTTTTTTCCACTATTCTGCGTATCACGACACAAATCTGCACACACCACTTCAAAACTTTCTGATTTCATCAATAACAAGCACTCTCAAGATCATCATCAAGATGATTCAAACATGCAACAAGACATGGAAGCTATAACAGATGACAGATATAACCAACGAATTATTTTCTTAGGAACAACAATAACAATGAATAACAGGGGTTGAAAATTTAAGCACTATGATAATTCGTAGAAAGACCGATTATGGTGATTCTGGCAAAAACTCTTCATATACTTTAAAGACAAATATATGAAAGAAATGTAAAAACAGAGATGATGCAGTACTTGTTGATGATCGTGGCAAAGAGGGACAGCACTTCTGATTCTCTTGCATCAGGCACATTCCTAGCATAGTCACCAAGAACGTGATCCATCATTGGCGGCACAAATTGTTTTCCAATTTGAGGTTGTTCTTCAGCCTTGTCCAAAAATGTCTCTATGAGCTTGAGTGTTTCCCTCTTCACGGAACTGTCATAGGAGGGGATTTAAGAACCAAAAATATGATGGCCTCCAGAGCAAGCAGTTAAGAACATTTCAAATTATTAAACTCACCGTAAAAGTTTCACAAAGGACGATCTTGATGCAAATGGTCCCCCACCTGCAATGTTGCTTGATACAAGTTCACTATACATCCTGTagcaacaatgaaaaatgaaaatagtgATTTAACAATAAAACCAATTGAATTTTATGCGCAATCTTATAAATCTGCTTCCAAAAACTTGCACTTAAAATATTTAAGACCCCATACCTGTACACATTCAGCATgtccaaaaaaatcaaagaaatttggGGTAAAAAGTACGTTCCAAGAGAACTGGCAACGTTTGTATTTGTCTGCAGGAGTAAACACGACTTAAACAAATCAAACTTGAACCACAACCCATATAtccaataaataaattaaagtatAAGCAGTCCATGCCAATAGTCATGCAGATGGAAGTGCAAAAGaactaaaaaagaaataatcTGATGGGCAGCAAAGAAACACAGctcaattgcaaatcatcatcttttactgaatggaaaaaagaagaagttatcAATGCACAGAGAAGGTGCAAAACAAACTACAAGGAGGCCAAAAAATTAATGGCCTCAAGGAAATTGTTAATCACCCCCTACGTCCCCCCATTACCCCAATCATTAATCACCAAGATCATCCATGCACCTGGTCCAATAAGTGCAAACTGATTGGCTTACTGGCTGTGTCCAGAAAAGCAGAAGGAAGAGCAAatcttcaattaaaaaaatttcactacTGCAGAAAAGCATAACATTATTGAATTACTTTCGAATTTTGTAAGAATCTTAGGGACATTCAACCATCTTAGGgtttaaataaataagaaaattggGAATTTCATATACGTTATGAAAAGACGGACATCGTTACAGCGTACGCctaggaaacaaaataaacgTACCCTTGGTAGGATCAATAAACTGATTAAAGTACTCCAAACCACTAGGTCCACCCAAACAAGGATAAACCCTAATATGCACAATGAATCCCCCATAAAACAAAGTGGGATGTTAATGATTTAAACCACCACATATTTTTGGAAAGACTACAAAAAGTAGTTCGGTTGCATGATATTTTTATCATATGAGCTTGGATGGCAAAAATAATATCCAATCCTCAACTTACTCTGACAGAAAATTATTACCACAACAGGGGTTCAAAAACTTTCAGTTTCGTTTTACAACACTTAATGTTTCACAACCAGTCCTATAAAAAGTAAACCAACTTCAATCTGGAATAAACTTTATTTAAGTCCGTAAAAGTGCTATATCTGAAGAGTTCTTATGTTGAGTGGAAAGAAAAACCTGCAATATATTTAGCACAGTCCTTATAACATCTGGATCTTTCAAAAAATCAACACTCTGACGTGCCTGCCCAATAATTTCAACCCatttctgcaaaaaaaaaaaaaggcgatAGCACCAGCACCACTAGCATGTTAATGAGTAATGACCATGTACGCATATCATGCATGAGCAAAAGAGAGATCTGATATAAACCTTGTTTGGGAGGTCCATCAACCGCTGCAAGTATTCATCTCTCTTCTGTGGATCAGATTCCGCTTGAATCATATTACCAACCtgaaagagaaaaatatatGTAACAGCATTGCAACAGCTATATTGCAGTGTATAAACTTAGTAATAGAGCTTTATGGGCATACAGATTCATAGAACGTATGAATCTGGTGAGGCTCAAGGTCAGTTACAGTTGTTGGAAGGCCCGATAAAAGTTCAGATATGAAAGGTTCACTTTCTCCAACctggaaaaagaaagaacaataaataggagAGAAAAATAAGTGATTAATGTAAAAaggaatttaaaaaattaactttTTTGAAGCATTAAGCCAAATCATAATGACCTACAAGCAAATTTAACAAGAAAATAGAACAGTTCAGATGCTAACTTTAAGAAATCAATTCTCATATAGATTTTACCTGCAGAATAACAAATTTACGCTTGCATTTCTGAACAATTTTCAAGAATGTATCACAGGCCATGTCCTGAAAAGATATGATATGCAAGGTGAAATAAAGTATCGCTGGCAATGCAAATGTAGAGAAAAAACTCTCATATCTCcaaaaaaatgatattaaaGCAGATATCCATGGTATAAACAAAATGAGTCTTCATATGTGCAaccacaaataaaaataataataatgattaaCAAATCAGTGTGGTTATGCTATGAAAAACATATATTCACGCTATATGTAACTTTTACTTAATTACTGTTCTAGTGCAttttaaaacacaaaattttcaaactccAGGAGACTGGATTAAAAACCTGCCTTAAGAGCAGGGTGGTAAAGAACTTGACTACTTCAACTAATGGTGCTCCTCACTACTAGCAATCTTAAAGAAGTTTTAGCCTTCACATGAGGTTTTTAACTTAAATAATTAactattttttaattatcaatgaaTTGTGTCTCCAGATGGAATTTCAGGCCACCAAATACTCTCATTTCACTCACAAAAGCACATCCAACTACGATGGCAAGTGGATTGGGCACTCCACTGCAGGCACTGCTCTTTACAACGTTGTGTGCCACACATGCCTAAGTTTAGCTCTAACACAATACATCTGTCATAAAGAAACACATTGGTCCTCAACAAATACTTGTGCACAAACACGTCTCTGGCATCCCGTGCTCATTAAGGTATATTTATCCTATGCCGTCCGAAAACCAATGTGATGAAATGTAATATGCCTCAAGTAACCACTAACCAGTAAAATTCAAGAGCGTTTATAATGATGCTTCTCTTGACCTTTTTTCTgttgttctttttttcatttgtatACAAAAAGGAGATTGTTAAGGAACACCAAAGGGGTCCAACCCTAGCAAAAGTAAATGAAGAAGGCAAACAAGATTATTTTCTATATTAAAAAAGACATTTAAATCCATTTGACAAACAGTGCCTCACAAGAAAATATCTAGCTGCATACTAGAAGTACAGAATGCTACATGACATGAGACAACCATGCAACATCCACGACATTTAGCAGTGGCAGCATACTCCGAGCAATATCATTCCATTCTGTGGAAAAATATTAATGCTTCCTAGGAATGGTTGCCAATGGATTAACCTTCTTGAAGTTTAGCACATAGTGCATGTATGGTAAACGAGGAAACTCATTACAAGTAATATACATCGATTGTGGCATGCACAATACATTGTGCGGTGACGAGATTTTATGTGATATCACAAACAACATATCTGAATTGATGTCAGATCACCAAGTAAATAGCTGGAATATAATGTGAGATCGTGAAGGAAAACGAAGAAAAAAAGGTGGAGAAAAACCTGAACACCAGGGTGTGTCTCATGCATGAACTCAAATAATTTATTGACAACAGTTTTCAAGAATTTCCAGTGGGCTCTTAGAAACCTTGGGTACTGTCCAACTACATACCTGCCAACAGCAAACAGTATGAAATAAATAGTCAGCAGTCTTCAATGAAAAAAGGGCAAAATGTAAGGTAATTTACTGCTCCTCCAACCAACAAGAGACAATACCAAATTTTCTCTAGATGAATAAATTTTGTATCACCAGTTAGAAAGGTAAAAGGTGCCGGATTGGTGACAGTAATGgacaaattttacaaaaaaaatactactcAAATAAACATATTCTTACATGATGTTACTAGCAATAACAGCTTTATTATCTTTTCCTTTCGTGATCTCGCACAAATTTAGTAAATCGCGAATGACCATGACAAGAAACCTGTTTTCCTGCCATAAAACCATAACAAGGAAAACTGTTAAGGGATGCATCAATAAGAGATGTAATAGCATACAATGGTAGGTAAGCAATGAAATTTTCCTTCCACTGGAAGCAGACCGAGATGTCTAAATAATTACTAATTAGGAAGCCAAACATATGCCCTTCTTTACAGTACATATAAGTTTCTccgtcaccaaaaaaaaagtctagCAAAGGAAGCATGAGAATGAGCAACACATCAAAGTACCAATTGGATCCAACCTTATCAGAAATCAATTTTCttgaggggaggggaggggggtGAGTAACAAGCATCACTTTTCAGCATTTGAAAACCTTTTTATTACCATTACAAAACTAATATTCAGGAGAGTAACCGACACAAATCTTAAAGAGAAAATTCGCAAACAAAAAAGAGGGGAGAAAACTAAACAGCTACTCATCATTCAAGGTGCCAAAACATTCACTAAAAGCTATTCAAGGTGCCAACACATTCTGCTATTAAGAAAATCATACAGTTCGCCAATGATTTTCATATCATtcaaatacacaaaataaaCCATAGTCAAACAGTTTTCGAAGTCATTAAACAGCTGCAAGCAGTGCATCTCACATGAaatccaaattttaaaaaaataaatagtacTAAAGAAATGAAGTGATCATGATTCATGCCATAGAATATCTGTAAATAATATATACATCATGCAGAGAAACATTACATATACATGCAACCTTTACAATATATGCACATACAAACACACTCAATTTCAGCTCGAGTTTGCGCGCGCAAATTTTACCATAACAATATAAGAATATGAGCCAAAAGATGGGAACCAAGaaattaaacccaaaaaaaaaaacacttaatcCACAGTCACCACACACTTGTTTGGGCTTCTCAAGACTCAGCTATATAAAAATGGAACATCCTTACAGtcgcaaaaaaaatattttagctTCATATATGAACGTTGGGAATAT
Protein-coding regions in this window:
- the LOC119995922 gene encoding anthocyanidin 3-O-glucosyltransferase UFGT-like — translated: MSATTDQPHVAVLAFPFATHAAPLLAVIRHLAAAAPNTSFSFFNTPKSNNSIFNKDMLMLPNLKRYDVWDGVPKGYVFTGKHQEEIELFMEAAPESFGKGMEVAMAENGREVTCLVTDAFFWFAAEMAEQTGVAWVPFWTAGPTSLSAHIYTDFIRKTIGIGGNIRQEDETLKFISGMSKARVKDLPEGVLFGNLESIFSRMLHQMGLNLSRATAVFINSFEELDHTITTDLKSKLRTFFNIGPFNLISSPPKLPDTSGCISWLDKQNAASVAYISFGSVTQPSPSELIAVAEALEASKVPFIWSVRDTARVHLPTEFLNKTQGHGIVVSWAPQQEILAHCAVGVFLTHCGWNSVLESIVGGVPMICRPFFGDQRLNGRMVEDVWEIGVRVEGGVFTKNAFIASLDQILSEEKGKKMRENVKGLKEAAERAVGPKGSSIKNLLGLQDLVSRPKVSLTC
- the LOC119995921 gene encoding protein EXPORTIN 1A-like, which produces MAAEKLRDLSQPIDVGLLDATVAAFYGTGSKDERAAADLILRELQNNPDMWLQVVHILQNSKSLNTKFFALQVLEGVIKYRWNALPVEQRDGMKNYISEVIVQLSSNENSFRSERLYVNKLNIILVQILKHDWPARWQSFIPDLVTAAKSSETICENCMAILKLLSEEVFDFSRGEMTQLKIKELKQSLNSEFQLIHELCLYVLSASQRADLIRATLSTLHAFLSWIPLGYIFESPLLETLLKFFPMPSYRSLTLQCLTEVAALSFGDYYNVQYIKMYNYFMVQLQTILPTTTNIPEAYAHGNSEEQAFIQNLALFFTSFYKAHIRVLESSQENISALLIGLEYLISISYVDDTEVFKVCLDYWNSLVLELFEAHHDLDNPAVAANMMGLQVPLVHGMVDGLGLGSQLLQRRQLYAGPMSKLRMLMISRMAKPEEVLIVEDENGNIVRETMKDNDVLVQYKIMRETLIYLSHLDHEDTEKQMLKKLSKQLSGEDWSWNTLNTLCWAIGSISGSMMEEQENRFLVMVIRDLLNLCEITKGKDNKAVIASNIMYVVGQYPRFLRAHWKFLKTVVNKLFEFMHETHPGVQDMACDTFLKIVQKCKRKFVILQVGESEPFISELLSGLPTTVTDLEPHQIHTFYESVGNMIQAESDPQKRDEYLQRLMDLPNKKWVEIIGQARQSVDFLKDPDVIRTVLNILQTNTNVASSLGTYFLPQISLIFLDMLNVYRMYSELVSSNIAGGGPFASRSSFVKLLRSVKRETLKLIETFLDKAEEQPQIGKQFVPPMMDHVLGDYARNVPDARESEVLSLFATIINKYKGTMTDDVSRIFEAIFQCTLEMITKNFEDYPEHRLKFFSLLRAIATHCFAALILLSSQQLKLVMDSIIWAFRHTERNIAETGLNLLLEMLKNFQASTFCNQFYRTYFVTIEQEIFAVLTDTFHKPGFKLHVAVLHHLFCLAESGALTEPLWDPATEPLAYPNNAMFVREYTIKLLGTSFPNMTSTEVAHFVNGLFDSRDDLATFKNHIRDFLVQSKEFSAQDNKDLYAEEAAAQRERERERMLSIPGLIAPNEIQDEMLDS